The Fervidobacterium gondwanense DSM 13020 genome has a segment encoding these proteins:
- the murQ gene encoding N-acetylmuramic acid 6-phosphate etherase, protein MKKDDFKEEKTMFEGLETERVNPVSQEIDRLDVMSILRIVNDEDKKVANAVEKVINKIAMVIDYCIEAIKSGGRVIYAGAGTSGRIGFIDAVEVVPTFGVPEGVFVPLIAGGEEALRRSVEAVEDNFELGREDARRIEINSNDMVIGITASGRTPYVAGVLDYARENGARTALICNVNKPALSGFADIVISIETGPEVISGSTRMKAGTSQKMVLNMISTTTMIKLGKVYKNYMVDVLVLNEKLRERAIRIIMKTTSTDYKTASEFLAKANNSPKIAILMILTGKSKEECQQLFGKYTSISDVLLHLLDKKNEC, encoded by the coding sequence ATGAAAAAAGATGATTTCAAAGAAGAGAAGACAATGTTCGAAGGACTCGAAACAGAGAGAGTCAATCCTGTCTCGCAGGAAATAGACAGGTTAGACGTAATGAGCATTTTGCGAATAGTAAATGATGAGGATAAAAAGGTTGCAAATGCTGTTGAAAAAGTTATTAACAAAATCGCCATGGTGATTGATTATTGCATTGAAGCGATAAAGAGTGGCGGCAGGGTTATATATGCCGGAGCAGGTACGAGCGGGAGAATAGGTTTTATCGATGCGGTTGAAGTTGTACCAACGTTTGGGGTACCTGAAGGTGTTTTTGTACCTTTAATAGCTGGAGGAGAAGAAGCACTCAGAAGGTCTGTTGAAGCAGTTGAAGATAACTTCGAACTTGGACGTGAAGACGCAAGAAGGATAGAGATAAACAGCAACGATATGGTTATAGGCATAACCGCAAGTGGTAGGACCCCTTATGTTGCGGGTGTTTTGGACTACGCCCGGGAAAACGGTGCACGTACAGCATTGATTTGCAATGTCAATAAACCAGCACTTTCTGGGTTTGCCGATATTGTTATCTCCATAGAAACTGGACCTGAAGTTATATCTGGAAGCACGAGGATGAAAGCAGGTACATCACAGAAGATGGTCTTAAATATGATAAGCACTACAACAATGATTAAATTGGGAAAAGTATACAAGAACTACATGGTTGATGTGTTAGTGCTTAATGAAAAACTGCGTGAGCGAGCAATAAGAATCATAATGAAAACAACAAGTACTGACTACAAAACGGCTTCAGAATTCCTTGCGAAAGCTAACAACTCACCAAAGATAGCAATCCTCATGATACTAACCGGCAAGAGTAAAGAGGAGTGTCAACAGCTATTTGGAAAATACACAAGTATATCTGACGTGCTATTACATCTGTTAGACAAGAAAAATGAGTGCTGA
- a CDS encoding ABC transporter permease has product MKWKIGLAIILMFILMAILAPLLSKYEPTRTVGLPYQSPSSEHWLGTDRLGRDILSQVFYGSRLSLTIGISTGLMMTLIATAVGMISGYYGGIVDRILSTITDIFLVIPGLPLMIVISSYMRVRGPLMVILVIAFTSWGSGSRIIRSQMLSLKNREFTVASKVIGESNLYIIFVELLPNMLSLIASIFFNSVLYAIIGEASLSFLGLSDVSKITWGTMLYWAQNANALLNGMWYWVLAPGLCIVLLGTAFALISFSIDEITNPRLRSK; this is encoded by the coding sequence GTGAAGTGGAAAATCGGTTTGGCAATAATCTTAATGTTCATCCTGATGGCCATTCTTGCACCGCTACTTTCTAAATATGAACCTACTCGCACGGTAGGTTTACCCTATCAGTCTCCGTCAAGCGAACACTGGTTAGGAACGGACAGACTCGGGCGTGATATTCTTTCGCAAGTATTCTATGGTTCAAGACTATCACTGACGATAGGAATCTCCACCGGCTTAATGATGACGTTAATTGCTACCGCTGTAGGCATGATTTCAGGATACTATGGTGGTATTGTTGATAGAATTCTCTCAACCATTACTGACATATTCCTCGTTATTCCAGGCTTGCCGTTGATGATAGTTATTAGCTCATACATGAGGGTACGAGGTCCACTTATGGTGATTTTAGTAATAGCGTTTACAAGCTGGGGATCTGGATCAAGAATAATCAGATCTCAAATGCTTTCTTTAAAAAACAGAGAATTTACAGTTGCTTCAAAGGTTATTGGGGAAAGCAATCTATATATAATTTTCGTAGAGCTGTTGCCAAATATGCTATCTCTAATTGCGTCGATATTCTTCAACTCAGTCCTTTATGCAATAATAGGTGAAGCTTCACTCTCATTCCTCGGTTTGAGTGACGTAAGCAAAATCACTTGGGGTACAATGCTTTATTGGGCACAGAATGCAAATGCACTTCTAAATGGCATGTGGTACTGGGTACTTGCGCCGGGTTTGTGCATTGTATTACTTGGAACGGCATTTGCGTTGATAAGCTTTTCTATTGATGAAATAACTAATCCAAGGCTACGCTCTAAATAG
- a CDS encoding BadF/BadG/BcrA/BcrD ATPase family protein: MIALGIDGGGTSTKVCLAIPDRKVVILEFSIPCGINLTSTPSDIQLEILNKIRDEINRRTSGLEFFDSVIISISGGGSSSRRLNFKNLVSTVFRAGKIIVLSDIEVLKEIVLKGRTGILVICGTGSIAISHTGKRVGGWGHLFGDEASAFSISLEIFRRFFEYIDGVEEYDKIFDVLLNFYKVTSVFDLTTIQLESDFKRKIASFTEHAPLTPLVRKIIDEQLTKLTQKISYLASTENVSDIYYFGGTFKNEYFTQVFCKKLHRFNLHYSDIKPHVELALDAPHFLEASKNNT; the protein is encoded by the coding sequence ATGATTGCTCTTGGCATAGACGGCGGTGGAACGTCTACAAAGGTTTGCTTAGCTATTCCAGATAGAAAGGTTGTGATATTGGAGTTCTCGATACCATGTGGAATCAACCTTACTTCCACGCCGTCTGATATTCAGCTGGAAATTCTAAACAAAATACGAGATGAGATAAATAGGAGAACCTCAGGATTAGAGTTTTTTGATAGTGTAATAATCTCAATCTCTGGTGGTGGTTCGTCTTCGAGAAGACTCAACTTCAAAAATCTCGTTTCTACTGTTTTTAGAGCGGGAAAGATAATTGTGCTTTCAGACATCGAAGTGTTAAAGGAAATAGTTTTGAAAGGCAGAACTGGTATATTGGTGATATGCGGCACTGGGAGCATAGCCATCTCTCACACAGGAAAAAGAGTGGGTGGTTGGGGACACCTGTTTGGAGATGAAGCAAGTGCGTTTTCGATTTCTTTGGAAATATTCAGAAGATTTTTTGAATATATAGATGGAGTTGAAGAATACGACAAGATTTTTGATGTGCTCTTAAACTTTTACAAAGTCACTAGCGTATTTGACTTGACTACTATCCAGCTCGAAAGTGATTTCAAAAGAAAGATAGCGTCCTTTACCGAACATGCACCGCTAACGCCTCTTGTTAGGAAAATTATAGATGAACAGCTAACTAAACTCACGCAGAAAATTTCCTACCTCGCATCCACAGAGAATGTGTCCGATATATACTATTTCGGTGGAACGTTTAAGAACGAATACTTCACTCAAGTGTTTTGCAAAAAACTCCACCGTTTCAACCTCCATTATTCTGACATAAAACCGCACGTTGAACTTGCACTTGATGCGCCTCATTTTTTGGAAGCAAGCAAAAACAATACGTGA
- a CDS encoding ABC transporter ATP-binding protein, with translation MSSILIVKNLTKEFLIRKGFKMFTLKALRGIDLELYENEIVSVVGESGCGKTTFLRVLARIYEPTSGSIELFGKQVPSKMNRREELEFRRQVQMVFQDPFASLNPTKRLSHILERPLKIHKIPDKSQTLENVLTEVELTPVDNYLEKFPHELSGGQRQRVVFARAIITKPRIILADEPTSMLDVSIKSGILNLMIKLKEEFHISFIHVTHDLAAAKYVSDRIAVMYAGLVVEEGNAKDIVNKPMHPYTMLLKEAAPDPEKANTTKMVDIGEPPSLITPPPGCPFEPRCKFSKLECKNPVELRQVNGRKIRCVLY, from the coding sequence ATGTCATCTATACTGATTGTAAAGAACCTAACCAAAGAATTCTTAATCAGAAAAGGATTCAAAATGTTCACCCTAAAAGCTTTACGTGGAATAGATTTAGAACTCTACGAAAATGAAATAGTATCAGTTGTTGGAGAAAGCGGTTGTGGCAAAACAACGTTTTTGAGAGTTCTTGCAAGAATATACGAACCAACGTCAGGAAGTATTGAATTATTCGGAAAACAGGTTCCAAGTAAAATGAATCGGAGGGAAGAACTTGAATTTAGAAGGCAGGTTCAGATGGTCTTCCAAGACCCGTTCGCTTCACTAAATCCAACTAAGAGACTATCGCACATATTAGAAAGGCCACTGAAAATTCACAAAATTCCAGACAAAAGCCAGACCCTGGAAAACGTCCTGACCGAAGTGGAGCTCACACCTGTTGACAATTACTTAGAAAAGTTTCCACACGAGCTGTCCGGCGGTCAAAGACAGAGAGTAGTATTTGCTCGAGCGATCATAACCAAGCCAAGGATAATATTAGCGGACGAACCAACTTCAATGCTTGATGTTTCAATCAAATCTGGCATATTAAACCTTATGATTAAACTAAAAGAAGAATTTCACATTTCATTTATTCATGTAACACACGACCTGGCAGCTGCCAAGTACGTTTCAGATAGAATAGCTGTCATGTACGCAGGTTTAGTTGTTGAAGAGGGAAATGCAAAGGATATAGTGAACAAACCAATGCATCCATACACAATGCTCCTCAAAGAAGCGGCACCTGACCCGGAAAAGGCAAATACGACAAAAATGGTTGATATAGGAGAGCCGCCAAGCCTTATTACCCCACCACCAGGTTGCCCATTCGAACCAAGGTGCAAATTTTCAAAACTAGAGTGCAAAAACCCCGTGGAACTACGACAAGTGAACGGTAGAAAAATAAGATGTGTACTGTATTAA
- a CDS encoding ABC transporter ATP-binding protein, with the protein MFEIVDLNAGYEFRNKFVHAVRNVSLKVEKGEFHGIAGESGCGKSTLVLAALKLLRKPGKIISGKVIIDSTDILSLSEFELRKQRWKKFSLVTQSSMNSLNPVLKIKDQMADALIKNHGYSKQDSYNLVREKLQLVGIPIERMESYPHQLSGGMRQRVVIAMALLLSPNVIIMDEPTTALDVVVQRSILQQIEELRKTEKFSTIFITHDISLLFELANRISIMYAGELVETGAAKSVYSKPFHPYTKGLVEALPSISKDLESYKGIPGRPIDLSLQIKGCPFRERCPYAFDRCEIEKPGLRLLEDGENGRWVSCHLY; encoded by the coding sequence GTGTTCGAGATAGTTGATCTTAATGCAGGATATGAATTCAGAAATAAATTTGTACACGCTGTAAGGAATGTCTCTCTAAAAGTAGAAAAAGGTGAGTTCCATGGTATCGCAGGTGAATCGGGCTGTGGAAAATCGACACTTGTCCTTGCTGCTCTTAAGTTACTGAGAAAACCCGGAAAAATAATCTCAGGAAAGGTCATTATAGATAGTACAGATATACTTAGTTTATCTGAATTTGAGCTAAGAAAACAACGTTGGAAAAAATTCTCGCTGGTTACACAAAGTTCTATGAATTCCCTTAACCCAGTTTTGAAAATAAAGGACCAGATGGCTGACGCATTAATAAAAAACCACGGATATTCAAAGCAAGATTCATACAATCTGGTGAGAGAAAAATTACAGTTAGTTGGTATACCTATCGAAAGAATGGAGAGCTATCCACATCAATTGTCTGGTGGTATGCGACAAAGGGTAGTTATCGCTATGGCACTTCTGTTATCACCTAACGTAATAATAATGGACGAACCAACAACAGCTTTAGACGTTGTTGTACAGAGGTCGATTTTGCAACAAATCGAAGAACTAAGAAAGACAGAAAAGTTCTCAACAATATTTATAACCCACGACATATCTTTGCTTTTTGAACTGGCGAATAGAATATCTATAATGTACGCAGGTGAGCTTGTAGAAACAGGGGCTGCAAAATCAGTATACTCCAAGCCATTTCATCCGTACACTAAGGGTCTTGTTGAGGCTCTTCCGAGTATTTCAAAAGACCTCGAATCATACAAGGGCATTCCGGGAAGACCCATAGACCTTTCCCTACAGATAAAGGGCTGTCCGTTTAGAGAAAGGTGCCCCTATGCTTTCGATAGATGTGAAATCGAAAAGCCAGGACTGAGATTGCTGGAAGATGGAGAAAATGGTAGGTGGGTCTCATGTCATCTATACTGA
- a CDS encoding ABC transporter permease codes for MRSLKYVANRLMFFVITLFFALTLNFILPRLMPGDPAERILSRFGPNVDERAIEAMRIALGVEKDKNLVSQYFEYLINTFTGKFGVSYLHYPVPVSEVLKDSIPWTLGLVGVSTVLSFILGTFLGVYAGWNRDKSSGTGLLIFSLSLRAIPYFWLAMLFLYVFGYRFGWFPLSNAYSTKEVLTGFKFALSVIYHAILPSITLIVASLGSWILTMRNNMVSILSEDYITLAEAKGLDEKYIMLNYAARNALLPSITAFGISLGFVVSGALLTEIVYSYPGVGYQLYRAVLSQDFPLIQAIFFFVSVSVLLANLIMDFLYAFLDPRVRG; via the coding sequence GTGAGAAGTTTGAAATACGTAGCCAACAGATTGATGTTTTTTGTTATAACGTTATTTTTCGCACTGACGCTTAACTTTATACTACCGAGGTTAATGCCCGGTGATCCTGCCGAGAGGATTCTATCAAGGTTTGGCCCGAACGTAGATGAGAGAGCCATAGAGGCAATGAGGATTGCACTTGGAGTAGAGAAAGACAAGAACTTGGTTTCACAGTATTTCGAATATTTAATCAATACATTTACTGGAAAATTTGGTGTTTCATACTTACATTACCCAGTTCCAGTTTCTGAGGTCTTAAAGGATTCCATACCTTGGACTTTAGGTCTTGTTGGTGTTTCCACAGTCTTAAGCTTCATACTGGGAACATTTCTTGGAGTATACGCCGGTTGGAACCGGGACAAATCTTCAGGTACTGGTCTGCTAATATTCTCACTTTCGTTAAGAGCTATCCCATACTTTTGGCTTGCAATGCTCTTTTTGTATGTTTTTGGTTACAGGTTTGGTTGGTTCCCGCTTTCAAATGCGTACTCAACAAAAGAAGTATTAACCGGTTTTAAATTTGCTCTAAGTGTAATATACCATGCCATATTACCGTCGATAACTCTAATTGTTGCTTCATTAGGGAGTTGGATACTGACAATGAGAAATAACATGGTCTCAATATTGTCCGAAGATTACATAACCCTGGCAGAAGCGAAAGGGCTTGATGAAAAGTACATAATGCTAAACTATGCTGCTCGTAATGCACTCCTGCCAAGTATTACAGCATTTGGTATATCACTTGGATTTGTAGTAAGTGGAGCTTTGTTGACAGAGATAGTATACTCATATCCTGGTGTTGGATATCAACTTTACAGAGCAGTGCTGAGTCAAGATTTCCCGCTAATACAAGCCATATTTTTCTTTGTATCTGTTTCTGTTCTTTTAGCGAATCTTATTATGGACTTTCTATACGCCTTCTTGGATCCACGCGTTAGGGGGTAA
- a CDS encoding GntR family transcriptional regulator, whose product MDKNVIPLYYRIYNELRNRILSGYYKDGKLPPEMELCAEFDASRITIRNALEQLRREGLISRSKGLGTFIKKFESEEQLTKLTGFTDEMKGRKVTSKVLENRLVNIPAEAQECFGLASGTLVVLLKRIRYIDEKPIAIESAYLNPSVDLRLLNVLHKDMEKESLYHFIQNELSINLAYAEEILEVTKLSKDEANLLGVKPGECAILRKRFTYTDTQKCIEYVLSIYRGDEYKFKVVRK is encoded by the coding sequence ATGGACAAAAATGTTATTCCATTATACTATCGCATATACAACGAACTTCGTAACAGGATACTAAGTGGATATTACAAAGATGGAAAACTTCCACCCGAAATGGAACTCTGTGCCGAATTTGATGCGAGTAGAATAACAATAAGAAATGCCCTAGAACAGCTGAGAAGAGAAGGACTAATATCGCGTTCTAAAGGACTTGGGACTTTCATCAAGAAGTTCGAAAGTGAAGAGCAGTTGACAAAGTTAACCGGTTTTACTGATGAAATGAAAGGTCGAAAAGTAACATCTAAGGTGCTTGAGAATCGTCTTGTCAATATTCCGGCAGAAGCGCAAGAATGCTTTGGCTTAGCATCGGGAACACTTGTTGTGTTGTTAAAGAGAATTCGTTACATTGACGAAAAGCCCATTGCTATTGAATCAGCTTATCTCAATCCATCTGTTGATTTGAGGTTGTTGAACGTTCTTCACAAGGACATGGAGAAGGAATCCCTTTACCACTTCATCCAAAACGAACTGTCCATCAACCTGGCATATGCAGAAGAAATTTTGGAAGTTACTAAACTCTCTAAAGACGAGGCTAATTTACTTGGCGTAAAACCAGGTGAATGTGCGATACTCAGAAAAAGGTTTACTTATACTGATACACAAAAATGTATCGAGTACGTTCTCTCAATTTACCGCGGTGACGAATACAAATTCAAAGTTGTAAGAAAGTGA
- the nagZ gene encoding beta-N-acetylhexosaminidase: MRRINEESIGKLFMIGIYGTELTKETRDVLAHIRPGSVILFSRNIVGPEQVRKLIDDISNFLGYKPIIAVDQEGGNVVRLKDGFNTLPSPMACAASRDVELFKKAVYLTSLEMRAVGVDWNLAPVVDINVNPLNPVIGIRSFGDEPEIVTKFSNAFVEASEEAGVATCLKHFPGLGSVSIDPHFDLPVINKTIDELLNFDLVPFKNVKCNAWMPSHVYFPRIQKDGLPASLSSEIVDIARIRLGFDGVIIVDDLLMGGTGKFTIEEKTLKAFNAGNDILTICHEPEKQIRAFDNFCEYVNQNTDLKRRIIESLDRIENSFSKVKSHALFEHIDNGRFVREAKGTIDELVRKSITIVNLRDYSLPLEEVDMVLTMLGVPGSPVVDQSLPVPQITQELSRLFNAYFEIISDTKLPEIEKVKGKKILLFTFDMYRSKSLVNFIKELDSYSKLLLIALKNPYDAFYSRNSIVLYGSSATHQRILLDVLLGKVHAEGKLPVKPLEVV, encoded by the coding sequence GTGAGAAGGATAAACGAGGAAAGTATCGGAAAACTATTTATGATTGGCATTTACGGTACGGAGCTAACAAAAGAGACGAGAGATGTTCTTGCACACATAAGACCTGGGTCTGTCATTCTTTTCTCTCGCAATATAGTAGGTCCAGAGCAAGTTAGGAAACTGATAGATGATATATCCAACTTCCTTGGTTACAAACCTATCATCGCTGTTGACCAAGAAGGCGGGAATGTTGTGAGGCTGAAAGATGGATTCAACACCCTCCCAAGTCCAATGGCTTGTGCTGCAAGCCGCGATGTAGAGCTCTTCAAGAAGGCAGTCTACTTAACATCCTTGGAGATGAGAGCAGTCGGTGTGGATTGGAATTTGGCCCCTGTTGTAGATATAAACGTTAATCCGTTGAATCCAGTAATCGGAATACGCTCTTTTGGCGACGAGCCAGAAATTGTAACTAAGTTTTCGAACGCTTTCGTGGAAGCGTCGGAAGAGGCAGGAGTTGCGACGTGCTTAAAACACTTCCCCGGTTTGGGAAGCGTTTCAATCGATCCGCACTTTGACCTGCCAGTCATAAACAAGACAATTGATGAACTACTCAATTTTGATTTGGTACCTTTCAAAAATGTGAAATGCAATGCATGGATGCCGTCTCATGTGTACTTTCCAAGAATTCAAAAAGATGGTCTGCCAGCCTCTCTATCTTCAGAAATAGTAGATATAGCCAGAATTAGACTTGGTTTCGACGGTGTTATAATAGTTGATGATTTACTTATGGGAGGTACTGGCAAATTTACAATAGAAGAAAAAACGTTGAAAGCATTCAACGCGGGGAACGATATCTTGACTATCTGCCACGAACCGGAAAAACAAATAAGAGCATTCGACAATTTCTGTGAATACGTTAACCAAAATACTGACCTGAAAAGGCGAATCATAGAAAGTTTAGATCGTATAGAAAATTCATTCAGCAAGGTTAAGTCTCACGCTCTTTTTGAACACATAGATAATGGACGTTTTGTTAGAGAAGCAAAGGGAACGATAGATGAGCTCGTTAGAAAATCCATCACCATTGTAAATCTGCGCGATTATTCATTGCCTCTCGAAGAGGTAGACATGGTATTAACAATGCTTGGTGTTCCTGGTTCTCCAGTTGTGGATCAATCTCTGCCAGTTCCTCAGATAACGCAAGAACTTTCAAGACTATTCAACGCTTATTTTGAGATTATCTCTGATACGAAATTGCCAGAAATAGAGAAAGTTAAGGGTAAAAAAATCCTCTTATTCACTTTCGATATGTACAGAAGCAAGTCACTCGTTAATTTCATAAAAGAGCTCGACTCATATTCCAAACTGCTACTTATCGCTCTTAAAAATCCATATGATGCTTTTTATTCGAGAAACTCTATTGTCCTTTACGGTTCATCGGCGACACATCAGAGAATATTGCTTGACGTACTTTTAGGAAAAGTACATGCCGAAGGTAAACTACCAGTCAAACCATTGGAGGTGGTGTAA
- a CDS encoding exo-beta-N-acetylmuramidase NamZ family protein gives MVRNGIDVLDYQSLKNYRIGLVSNYSSVNSKGELLTDILLSKGLTLRKLFIPEHGLYLAADGMEISDFFHPKLGIPVISVYGTRDEVSCEMLEDVDLIMYDIQDVGLRYYTFIYALANMMKAAAKCGVKFLILDRFNLLGRKVFGPRMPEGINSIIGGYELPVQYGLTTGELALYYKKYLKLDIDLEIVRCENWNGEAFPETGIFWNVPSPNLPTFSSLLCYAGICFFEATNLSVGRGTTKPFEFLGAPWVDENDMYEYLKHRFPNLFCRKRQFIPQYREYAQNVCNGVEFFPKQDDNFFEIAVALFEYFEKYEEFKVDYQRLEVFTGVREFMKNKEKFLSFDLCSYLEYVEDLLLYN, from the coding sequence ATGGTAAGGAATGGAATCGATGTGCTTGATTATCAGTCTCTCAAAAATTACAGAATAGGCTTGGTCAGTAATTATTCTTCAGTTAATTCTAAGGGTGAACTGCTTACAGACATACTTCTAAGTAAGGGATTAACTCTTAGAAAACTCTTTATACCAGAGCACGGACTTTATCTAGCAGCAGACGGAATGGAGATATCTGATTTTTTTCACCCTAAGTTAGGAATTCCAGTTATAAGCGTTTACGGAACTAGAGATGAAGTCTCTTGTGAGATGCTCGAAGATGTCGATTTGATAATGTACGACATTCAAGACGTGGGTCTTAGATATTACACCTTCATCTACGCTTTAGCCAATATGATGAAAGCTGCAGCAAAGTGCGGCGTAAAATTTCTCATCTTAGACAGGTTTAACTTGCTTGGAAGAAAGGTCTTTGGCCCAAGAATGCCAGAGGGTATTAATTCAATAATCGGCGGTTATGAACTTCCTGTACAGTATGGCCTGACAACGGGTGAACTCGCATTGTATTACAAGAAATACCTTAAGCTCGATATAGATTTGGAGATTGTACGGTGCGAAAATTGGAACGGGGAGGCGTTTCCAGAAACAGGAATTTTTTGGAACGTTCCTTCCCCTAATCTTCCAACGTTTTCATCACTATTGTGCTACGCAGGCATATGCTTTTTCGAAGCAACTAATTTGAGCGTTGGAAGGGGCACTACAAAGCCTTTCGAATTCTTAGGTGCACCCTGGGTTGATGAAAATGACATGTACGAGTATCTCAAGCATAGATTTCCGAATCTTTTCTGCCGGAAACGGCAGTTTATACCTCAGTATAGGGAATACGCACAAAATGTATGTAACGGCGTTGAATTTTTCCCAAAGCAGGATGATAACTTCTTTGAAATCGCGGTTGCATTGTTTGAGTATTTTGAAAAATATGAAGAGTTTAAAGTTGATTATCAAAGGTTGGAAGTTTTCACAGGTGTGAGGGAATTCATGAAAAATAAAGAAAAATTCTTGAGTTTTGACCTTTGTTCATACCTCGAGTATGTGGAGGATCTACTCTTGTACAATTAA